In Chlamydiota bacterium, a genomic segment contains:
- a CDS encoding DNA polymerase III subunit alpha, which yields MKPEFVHLHVHSEYSILDGACRHEELIQQVKALGMNAVAQTDHGNLFGAIEFYEQARENGIKPIIGCEIYVSPGSRFDKKSHNIKEASYHLTVLAENEEGYQNLLKLSTMAYLEGFYYRPRVDKEILAKHSKGLIGLSGCLKGEANFLYTQGLEKEGREALHQYQDIFGKGNFYLELMDHEIADQKKVNRWLLEESRRQNIPSIVTNDCHYVWQEDHDSHDILLCIQTGNVLQDQNRLRFHNDQFFLKSPEEMWKKFEEVPEALKATCAIAEKCHLEFDFHKMHLPQFVPPLGMTQSEYLHQLCDKGIQRRYGKATQEIFERVKFELATIETMNFVSYFLIVSDFIHFAKNNDIPVGPGRGSAAGSIVAYLLEITDIDPLSYGLIFERFLNPSRISMPDIDIDFCDERRSEVINYVAQKYGAQNVAQIITFGTMGAKAVIRDVGRVMGRPYPEVDRIAKLIPFGPKITLKDALAIEPEFKKRYEEEAEVREIIDQAFRLEGMVRNVSIHAAGIVISERPLTEFVPLYKGTNGDVTTQYPMEAIEKIGLLKMDFLGLKTLTVIHDTLKIIERTQNKIIDVNAIPLDDPKTFTLLNQANTVGVFQLESGGMRDLAKRMGMDRLEDLIALIALYRPGPMHMVEDFIARKHGKVKVQYDHPLLEQILKDTYGIMLYQEQVMTVAKVMANFTLAQADNLRKIMGKKIEHQMKEQKNIFIEGALANKIQKNIAERVFDLMAYFAGYGFNKSHSAAYAVIAYRTAYLKANDPVEYMTALLSTEMSNTDKLVRYINECRDMGIHIEPPDVNESFQKFTVVGKNIRFGLAAIKNIGEAVVQLIILEREKNGKFLSFHDFLDRIDSKVSNRKVLESLIKCGAFDSFKVRRSQLMAVLDLSLEVSLRTRQDQIKGQSNLFEFFNEPPFKGQSIPFPDLPEWEEDKILTFEKELLGFYVTGHPLTRFTNLLKLFRTHTSVTLSECKDGDEIMMGGILSKVQLKTTKRGDRMAILFFEDLEGMTEMVVYPKVFEKIRSLVQEDQICFIEGKVELRDDTPKVVVNEMTHLNEALKVYIKSIDIQMKAGEIKSEDLDQLYKELLGEKGDCPVTIQFLFPEGSKITMATSPKFKIKPSLEVIQRLKEMFGDHAVVVKKF from the coding sequence ATGAAGCCAGAATTTGTTCACCTTCATGTTCATTCTGAATACAGTATCCTCGATGGGGCCTGCCGTCATGAGGAGTTGATCCAGCAAGTGAAGGCCTTGGGGATGAATGCAGTCGCACAAACTGATCATGGGAATCTTTTTGGTGCCATTGAATTTTATGAACAGGCTAGAGAAAATGGCATTAAACCCATTATTGGTTGTGAGATTTATGTCAGCCCGGGGAGCCGCTTTGACAAGAAAAGTCACAACATCAAAGAAGCTTCATATCATTTGACTGTTTTAGCTGAAAATGAAGAGGGCTACCAAAATTTGCTTAAGCTTTCAACGATGGCTTATCTCGAAGGTTTTTATTATCGGCCTCGGGTTGATAAAGAAATTCTAGCCAAACATTCTAAAGGGTTAATCGGTCTTTCCGGATGTCTCAAGGGAGAAGCCAACTTTCTTTATACTCAAGGGTTGGAAAAGGAGGGGAGAGAGGCCCTTCATCAATATCAGGATATTTTTGGGAAGGGAAACTTTTATCTAGAACTGATGGATCATGAGATTGCTGATCAAAAAAAGGTGAATCGCTGGCTTCTGGAAGAATCACGAAGACAGAATATTCCTTCAATTGTCACTAACGATTGTCATTACGTTTGGCAAGAAGATCATGATTCCCATGATATTTTATTATGCATTCAAACCGGCAATGTTCTTCAAGATCAAAATCGCTTGCGTTTTCACAATGACCAATTCTTTTTGAAAAGCCCTGAAGAGATGTGGAAGAAATTTGAAGAAGTCCCAGAGGCTCTTAAGGCGACTTGTGCGATTGCCGAGAAATGTCATTTAGAATTTGATTTTCACAAGATGCATCTTCCTCAATTTGTTCCTCCTTTGGGAATGACTCAGTCAGAGTATTTACATCAATTATGTGACAAGGGAATCCAAAGAAGATATGGAAAAGCAACCCAGGAAATTTTTGAGCGAGTAAAATTCGAATTGGCCACCATCGAAACAATGAATTTTGTAAGCTACTTTCTAATCGTGTCGGATTTTATTCACTTCGCTAAAAACAATGACATTCCGGTCGGACCTGGACGAGGTTCTGCAGCGGGCAGTATTGTTGCTTATCTTTTAGAAATTACGGACATTGATCCTTTGAGCTATGGACTCATTTTTGAAAGGTTTCTGAATCCGAGTCGAATCAGCATGCCCGATATTGATATTGATTTTTGTGATGAGCGCCGAAGCGAAGTGATTAATTACGTGGCTCAAAAGTATGGGGCCCAAAATGTGGCGCAGATCATTACCTTTGGAACGATGGGAGCCAAGGCCGTCATCCGTGATGTGGGGCGTGTCATGGGGCGTCCTTATCCCGAAGTGGATCGAATTGCAAAACTCATTCCCTTTGGACCCAAAATTACTTTGAAAGATGCTCTAGCAATAGAGCCTGAATTTAAAAAAAGATATGAGGAAGAAGCAGAGGTCCGAGAAATCATTGATCAGGCCTTTCGACTGGAGGGAATGGTTCGAAATGTATCTATCCATGCGGCTGGGATTGTCATTTCTGAAAGACCTCTCACGGAATTTGTTCCCCTTTATAAAGGGACTAATGGGGATGTGACCACTCAATATCCCATGGAGGCCATTGAAAAAATAGGTCTTCTTAAAATGGATTTTTTAGGTTTAAAAACCCTGACGGTGATTCATGATACGCTTAAAATTATTGAGAGAACTCAAAACAAGATCATCGATGTCAATGCCATTCCTCTCGATGATCCTAAAACTTTTACCCTTTTAAACCAGGCGAATACAGTGGGAGTTTTTCAGCTTGAATCCGGAGGGATGAGGGATTTGGCCAAGCGCATGGGAATGGACCGTTTAGAGGATTTGATTGCTTTGATTGCCCTTTATCGACCCGGTCCCATGCACATGGTTGAGGATTTCATTGCCCGTAAGCACGGTAAAGTGAAGGTTCAATATGATCATCCCCTGCTTGAACAAATTTTAAAAGATACGTACGGAATTATGCTCTATCAAGAGCAAGTCATGACGGTTGCCAAAGTCATGGCCAATTTTACATTGGCTCAAGCCGATAATTTACGAAAGATTATGGGTAAAAAGATTGAGCATCAAATGAAAGAGCAAAAAAATATTTTTATTGAAGGAGCCCTTGCGAATAAAATCCAAAAAAATATTGCTGAAAGGGTCTTTGATTTAATGGCCTATTTTGCTGGCTATGGATTTAATAAATCGCACAGTGCTGCTTACGCGGTCATTGCTTATCGAACGGCGTACCTAAAGGCCAATGATCCTGTGGAGTATATGACGGCTCTTCTTTCAACGGAAATGAGCAATACGGATAAGCTGGTGAGATACATTAATGAGTGCCGCGACATGGGGATTCATATTGAGCCGCCCGATGTGAATGAAAGTTTTCAGAAATTTACCGTTGTGGGAAAAAATATTCGATTTGGACTTGCTGCGATCAAAAATATTGGGGAGGCCGTTGTTCAATTGATTATTTTGGAGAGAGAAAAAAATGGGAAATTTTTATCTTTCCATGATTTTTTAGACCGAATTGATTCCAAGGTTTCCAATCGAAAGGTACTTGAGAGTTTGATTAAATGTGGCGCATTTGATTCTTTTAAGGTAAGGCGCAGTCAATTGATGGCCGTGCTGGACCTTTCGCTTGAAGTGAGTCTGCGGACACGGCAAGATCAAATCAAAGGCCAATCAAACTTGTTTGAGTTTTTTAATGAACCCCCATTCAAAGGGCAGTCGATTCCTTTTCCTGATCTTCCAGAATGGGAGGAAGACAAAATTCTAACCTTTGAAAAAGAACTTTTAGGTTTTTATGTGACGGGGCATCCGTTAACGCGTTTTACAAATCTTCTCAAACTTTTTCGAACCCATACCTCGGTCACACTTTCGGAGTGTAAGGATGGTGATGAAATTATGATGGGAGGAATTTTAAGTAAGGTGCAATTAAAGACTACAAAGCGAGGGGATCGGATGGCCATCCTCTTTTTTGAGGATTTAGAAGGAATGACGGAGATGGTCGTTTATCCAAAAGTTTTTGAAAAAATTCGTTCTCTCGTTCAGGAAGACCAGATTTGTTTTATTGAAGGTAAAGTAGAATTAAGAGATGATACTCCCAAAGTGGTGGTCAATGAAATGACTCACTTAAATGAAGCGCTGAAAGTTTACATAAAATCAATTGACATTCAAATGAAGGCGGGTGAAATAAAATCAGAAGATTTAGATCAGCTTTATAAAGAGCTTTTAGGAGAGAAGGGGGATTGCCCCGTCACGATTCAGTTTTTATTTCCGGAAGGAAGCAAGATCACGATGGCAACCTCTCCCAAATTTAAGATTAAACCTTCCCTCGAAGTCATTCAGCGTTTGAAGGAGATGTTTGGCGATCATGCAGTTGTTGTAAAAAAATTTTGA
- a CDS encoding adenylosuccinate lyase: MIERYSTPEMVNHWSEEKKLALWLKIELLALESMVKLGKVPKSDFEKIKKGAHFHLKRVSEIEKSVEHDVIAFLTNLSENIGSSARFIHFGLTSSDVLDTSLAVLMVDAMDILIKDFDVLVQVMKEKAVQYKHTLMMGRSHGVHAEPTTLGLKLALFLDELYRNRERLTSAKKIIGFGKISGAVGTHAHVDLQVEEYVCKKLNLMPAPVSSQIIQRDRHAQYISALAIFGSSLEKFALEIRNLQRTEIQEIEEGFGKEQKGSSAMPHKRNPITCERICGLARVLRGYAVAAMENVALWHERDMTHSSVERIIIPDATTLIHTMIRLTVRVFQNMVVYPQNMMRNIGLTQGAVFSQRLLLELIQKGKTREEAYRIVQRVSLKAWDEKKNLKESLLGDKEFLKLIDSKRIEACFDLKYHLKHVDDVFKRLGL; this comes from the coding sequence ATGATTGAACGATACTCAACTCCAGAAATGGTCAATCATTGGAGTGAAGAAAAAAAATTAGCTTTATGGCTTAAAATTGAACTTTTGGCTTTAGAATCAATGGTGAAATTAGGAAAAGTTCCAAAATCTGATTTTGAAAAGATCAAAAAAGGGGCCCATTTTCATCTTAAACGCGTTAGTGAGATTGAAAAGAGTGTTGAGCATGATGTGATTGCATTCTTAACAAATCTTTCTGAAAATATCGGTTCTTCAGCCCGCTTTATTCATTTTGGGCTTACTTCTTCAGATGTTCTTGATACCTCCTTGGCTGTTTTAATGGTTGATGCAATGGATATTCTGATCAAGGACTTTGACGTGTTAGTCCAGGTGATGAAGGAGAAGGCCGTTCAATATAAGCATACCTTGATGATGGGGCGTTCTCATGGAGTTCATGCGGAACCCACCACACTCGGTTTAAAATTAGCCCTTTTTCTAGATGAGCTTTATCGAAATAGGGAGCGATTAACCTCTGCAAAAAAAATCATCGGTTTTGGAAAAATTTCAGGAGCGGTTGGAACCCACGCCCATGTAGATCTTCAGGTTGAGGAATATGTATGTAAAAAATTAAATTTAATGCCTGCGCCCGTGAGCAGTCAGATTATTCAACGAGATCGACATGCCCAGTATATCAGTGCCCTTGCAATTTTCGGCTCTTCTTTAGAAAAATTTGCTCTTGAAATTCGTAATTTGCAAAGAACCGAGATTCAAGAGATCGAAGAGGGATTTGGAAAGGAACAAAAAGGGTCCTCTGCGATGCCGCACAAGCGTAATCCCATTACCTGTGAGAGAATTTGTGGTCTGGCGAGGGTTTTAAGAGGCTATGCAGTGGCTGCCATGGAAAATGTGGCTCTCTGGCATGAGCGTGATATGACTCACTCTTCTGTTGAACGAATTATCATTCCAGATGCAACGACGCTCATTCACACTATGATTCGCCTTACAGTACGTGTTTTCCAAAATATGGTTGTCTATCCTCAAAATATGATGAGAAATATAGGGTTAACTCAAGGAGCTGTTTTTTCTCAGCGCTTGCTTTTGGAGCTGATTCAAAAAGGGAAGACACGGGAAGAAGCCTATCGAATCGTGCAGAGGGTGTCTTTAAAGGCGTGGGATGAAAAGAAAAATCTCAAAGAATCCCTTTTGGGCGATAAAGAATTTTTAAAACTGATCGATTCAAAAAGGATCGAAGCATGTTTTGACTTAAAGTATCATCTCAAACATGTGGATGATGTATTTAAGCGATTGGGACTATAA
- the recN gene encoding DNA repair protein RecN has product MLKRLFIKNIALIEELEVEWGKGFNALTGETGAGKSITVGALLLILGEKASSDWVREGETRGWVEASFEVSNDSEIWGLLSEQGLETDSGELVIRREVSSDGKSRAFVSGSQVNISFLKSMGECLIDLHGQHAHQSLLKPHRQMEFVDLLGNLMDQRKKMKESYTRLQNLLEQKKGLEMIFQDREKQLDFLRYQEKEIKALNYQPSEEVALEDEAKILSHHERIKALVQSLENTLSESNPSLRDLFSKLVLDLKAIAEFDSSLIPEISSLENLHYAVDGIQSLIREKFRVMDYDPERLEFIEERLLEIQRLKKKYGDDLEKILLEIQEKLSSLERGEEKLEEISAAYKNEEKFYYENADRLTQQRKHQSQKLALGMVKELEVLGMKAARFEVRVEESRMIGPAGKDEICFYISTNAGESPKPLGEIASGGELSRVMLAMKALLSEKSFVPVLVFDEIDANLGGTSAHQVAHKLKDLSRNHQVIAITHLAQIAACADQHYGVEKVQSSKRVTIQIRSLNAQDRAREIARMLGGNQTSKIALTHAQELLSVGKK; this is encoded by the coding sequence ATGCTAAAACGTCTTTTTATTAAAAATATTGCCTTGATTGAAGAATTGGAAGTTGAGTGGGGAAAGGGTTTTAATGCCCTTACAGGGGAAACAGGGGCTGGGAAATCCATCACGGTAGGCGCCTTGCTTTTAATTTTGGGAGAGAAGGCCTCCTCGGATTGGGTGAGGGAAGGGGAGACCCGTGGTTGGGTCGAAGCCTCTTTCGAGGTTTCAAATGACTCAGAAATTTGGGGTCTTTTATCCGAACAAGGGTTAGAGACCGATTCAGGAGAGTTGGTGATCCGCCGCGAGGTGTCCTCGGATGGAAAATCAAGGGCGTTTGTCAGCGGATCTCAAGTGAATATCTCCTTTTTAAAGAGTATGGGAGAGTGTTTAATTGATCTTCATGGTCAGCACGCACATCAGTCCCTTTTAAAGCCTCATCGTCAGATGGAGTTTGTGGATCTTTTGGGAAATTTAATGGATCAACGTAAAAAGATGAAGGAAAGTTACACGCGTCTTCAAAATCTTTTAGAACAAAAAAAAGGTCTTGAAATGATTTTTCAGGATAGAGAAAAACAATTAGATTTTTTGCGGTATCAGGAAAAAGAAATAAAGGCCTTAAATTATCAACCGAGTGAGGAGGTTGCTTTAGAGGACGAGGCAAAAATTCTTTCTCATCACGAAAGAATTAAAGCTTTGGTTCAAAGTTTAGAAAATACCTTATCCGAATCAAATCCTTCATTACGGGATCTTTTTTCAAAATTGGTTTTGGACCTTAAAGCGATTGCCGAGTTTGATTCTTCTTTGATTCCAGAAATATCTTCTCTTGAAAATTTACATTATGCCGTCGATGGGATTCAAAGCCTGATTCGGGAAAAATTTCGAGTCATGGATTATGATCCTGAGCGGTTAGAGTTTATTGAGGAAAGACTTCTTGAAATTCAAAGGCTAAAAAAGAAGTATGGGGATGATTTAGAAAAAATTCTTTTGGAAATTCAGGAGAAACTTTCTTCGCTTGAAAGGGGAGAAGAAAAATTGGAAGAAATTTCAGCGGCTTATAAAAATGAAGAAAAATTCTATTATGAAAATGCAGATCGTCTCACGCAGCAAAGAAAGCATCAGAGCCAAAAACTTGCTCTCGGGATGGTGAAAGAGCTGGAAGTTTTAGGGATGAAGGCGGCGAGGTTTGAAGTGAGGGTAGAAGAGTCACGGATGATTGGCCCTGCCGGGAAAGATGAAATTTGTTTTTATATTTCGACCAATGCTGGAGAGTCTCCTAAACCTCTGGGTGAGATTGCATCAGGCGGAGAGCTTTCTCGAGTGATGCTGGCCATGAAGGCATTGTTAAGTGAAAAGTCCTTCGTTCCCGTTTTGGTTTTTGATGAAATTGATGCCAATTTAGGAGGGACGAGTGCCCATCAAGTTGCGCACAAATTAAAGGATCTTTCTCGAAATCATCAAGTCATTGCCATTACCCATTTGGCTCAAATTGCTGCCTGTGCAGATCAGCATTACGGTGTTGAGAAGGTTCAGTCTTCAAAGAGAGTGACCATTCAAATTCGTTCTTTAAATGCTCAAGATCGAGCCCGTGAGATTGCACGAATGTTGGGAGGAAATCAAACTTCTAAGATTGCCTTAACACATGCTCAAGAGCTCTTAAGTGTA